In Streptococcus parauberis NCFD 2020, the sequence AATGCGGCTGTGACGCTCGGAATTGAGCATGCTGACATTAGTGTTGCAGCGCCGATTGCTGTTACGGGTGAATCAGCTCTCGCGGGGATCTATTATTCTCTTGAAGAAAACGGAGCACAGATTCCACAAGAGAACAAAGAGCTGGCGCAGGATGAATTGAAGGCCTTATCAGACATCGATGCAGCGAACCAAGGTAAAGATGGTTACGACACTGATAAATTGAATGTTGCTTTGACAGATATTAAAGCGCAAGTAGCTAAAGGTGGGTCTGATTTAACGAAAGAAGATGTTGAAAAGATTGTTACAGATACCCTTGCTAAATACAAATTAGATAATGTTATCTCACAAGACCAAATTACAATGATTAATAATTTTGCCTTTAACTTATCAAACTCAGGTGTCATCACAAATGGTGACTTCACGAAGACATTGAATTCATTGAAGGATTCAATTGTTGCAAAATCGGGTAATGCCTTTAAAGGAATCAACTTAGATAGTTTGAAAAATGTTGATACAACAAAAGCAGTAGAGACAGGAAAAAATATTTGGCAACAAATCGTTGATTTCTTTAGAAATTTAATTGGATAACTAAAAAGAGGATAAGGAGACTTATCCTTTTTTTAGTTCTTAAATTATTATTTTAAAAGATTAACTTTATTAGTAGCTTTACTTCAAAACATATTTTTATATAAGCACTTGACTAAAATAAAATTACGTTATATACTTAACTGGTTAAGTTAAATTAGTAAATGTTGAAAGGAGAACAATTGAAAATTAAAAAAATTTTTTATAGCTTATTATTTTGTATATTGTTACCGATTTGCTTAATACTTACTGGTTGTCACTCAGAAAAGCAAGAAAAGGTGGAAGGATTAAAAATTGTAACTAGTTTTTATCCAATCTATGCCATGACCAAGTATGTCTCTGGTGATCTGAATAATATTAAAATGATTCATACAAATTCTGGTATTCATGGTTATGAACCTTCAGCCAATGACGTTGCTGCCATCTATGATGCCGATGTCTTTTTTTACCATTCACATACTTTGGAATCTTGGGCGGGCCAACTGGATGCTAGCACCCACCACTCAAAGGTTAAAATTATAGAAGCATCAAAAGCATTGCCTTTAGACAAGGTACAAG encodes:
- a CDS encoding DUF1002 domain-containing protein, producing MKKSKKLMLAGLGLALSSAIIATPVYAATSDVQQVINEGYVQPDYVLGYSLDESQKQETLNLLNYDSANDNQVKTLTTAAYAKIMNVADDASIQLYSSVKIKKLGANDVLKVEIVTPDKITKVTQDMYRNAAVTLGIEHADISVAAPIAVTGESALAGIYYSLEENGAQIPQENKELAQDELKALSDIDAANQGKDGYDTDKLNVALTDIKAQVAKGGSDLTKEDVEKIVTDTLAKYKLDNVISQDQITMINNFAFNLSNSGVITNGDFTKTLNSLKDSIVAKSGNAFKGINLDSLKNVDTTKAVETGKNIWQQIVDFFRNLIG